A genomic region of Candidatus Lokiarchaeota archaeon contains the following coding sequences:
- a CDS encoding ATPase produces the protein MEVVKRNGERETFMPEKITVSAVKAGASYDTARSVAGSAQSEFESVTETAQIRDYVLEKLRSRGEESAAESWERYDREKKGRK, from the coding sequence ATGGAGGTAGTTAAGCGAAATGGTGAACGCGAGACTTTCATGCCCGAGAAGATAACTGTGAGTGCTGTGAAGGCAGGGGCCTCGTATGATACTGCACGAAGCGTTGCAGGATCGGCCCAGTCAGAATTTGAAAGTGTTACAGAAACTGCACAGATACGAGATTATGTCCTAGAAAAGCTCCGTTCAAGAGGAGAAGAATCCGCGGCTGAATCATGGGAACGATATGATCGCGAGAAGAAAGGTCGGAAGTGA